One window of Bacteroides sp. AN502(2024) genomic DNA carries:
- a CDS encoding ABC-F family ATP-binding cassette domain-containing protein — MISVEGLSVEFNATPLFEGVSYVINKKDRIALVGKNGAGKSTMLKILAGLQSPTHGVVATPKDVTIGYLPQVMILSDNRTVMEEAELAFEHIFELQAKLERMNQELAERTDYDSEEYHQLIDHFTHENDRYLMMGGTNYQAEIERTLFGLGFSREDFKRPTSEFSGGWRMRIELAKLLLRRPDVLLLDEPTNHLDIESIQWLENFLATRANAVVLVSHDRAFLNNVTTRTIEITCGQIYDYKVKYDEFVVLRKERREQQLRAYENQQKQIQDTEEFIERFRYKATKAVQVQSRIKQLEKIDRIEVDEEDNSTLRLKFPPASRSGNYPVICEDVRKAYGSHVVFHDVNLTINRGEKVAFVGKNGEGKSTLVKCIMGEIGFEGKLTIGHHVQIGYFAQNQAQMLDENLTVFDTINRVATGDIRLKIRDILGAFMFGGEASDKKVKVLSGGERTRLAMIKLLLEPVNLLILDEPTNHLDMRSKDVLKEAIREFDGTVILVSHDRDFLDGLATKVYEFGGGLVKEHLGGIYDFLQKKKIDSLNELQKGTALSISSTTASVKGNNEKGATQPSENKLSYEALKELNKKLKKLERQVADCEASIEETEAAIAIIEEKMATPEGASDMKLYEQHQKLKQQLDTIVEEWERVSMELEEVKG; from the coding sequence GTGATTTCAGTAGAAGGATTATCAGTAGAATTTAATGCAACGCCTCTTTTTGAGGGAGTCAGTTATGTTATAAATAAGAAAGACCGCATTGCGCTGGTCGGCAAGAATGGTGCGGGAAAATCCACCATGCTGAAGATATTGGCGGGCTTGCAGTCGCCGACGCATGGAGTTGTAGCCACTCCGAAAGATGTTACCATCGGATATTTGCCACAGGTCATGATTCTCTCCGACAACCGGACGGTGATGGAAGAGGCGGAACTGGCATTCGAACACATTTTTGAGCTTCAGGCGAAGTTGGAACGGATGAATCAGGAACTTGCCGAACGGACAGACTATGATTCGGAAGAATATCATCAATTGATAGACCATTTCACCCATGAGAACGACCGTTATCTAATGATGGGCGGCACAAACTATCAGGCGGAAATCGAACGGACGCTCTTCGGACTCGGTTTCAGCCGGGAAGATTTTAAACGTCCCACCTCGGAATTTTCCGGTGGATGGCGTATGCGTATTGAACTCGCAAAACTGCTGTTGCGTCGCCCGGATGTCCTCTTGCTCGATGAGCCGACCAACCACCTCGATATTGAAAGTATCCAATGGCTGGAAAACTTCCTGGCGACCCGTGCCAATGCAGTCGTACTAGTCAGCCACGACCGTGCCTTCCTGAATAACGTAACTACCCGAACCATCGAAATCACCTGCGGGCAGATTTATGACTATAAAGTGAAATACGATGAATTTGTGGTCCTACGTAAGGAACGTCGCGAACAACAACTCCGTGCCTACGAGAACCAGCAAAAACAGATACAGGATACGGAAGAGTTCATCGAACGCTTCCGCTATAAAGCAACGAAAGCAGTACAGGTACAAAGCCGTATCAAACAACTGGAAAAAATAGACCGCATCGAAGTGGACGAGGAAGATAATTCCACCTTGCGTTTAAAATTTCCTCCAGCCAGTCGTAGCGGAAACTATCCTGTGATTTGCGAAGATGTGCGCAAAGCGTATGGCAGCCATGTCGTTTTTCATGATGTAAACCTCACCATCAACCGGGGAGAGAAAGTTGCTTTCGTCGGGAAGAACGGAGAAGGTAAGTCTACATTGGTGAAATGCATTATGGGCGAGATCGGTTTCGAAGGGAAGTTAACTATCGGCCATCATGTACAAATTGGCTATTTTGCGCAGAATCAGGCACAGATGCTGGACGAGAATCTGACTGTATTTGACACGATCAACCGGGTAGCTACGGGAGATATTCGTCTGAAGATACGTGATATATTGGGAGCTTTTATGTTCGGAGGCGAAGCTTCGGATAAAAAAGTAAAAGTCCTGTCCGGTGGAGAACGTACGCGATTGGCGATGATTAAACTTCTGCTGGAACCTGTCAACCTCCTGATTCTGGACGAGCCGACTAACCATTTGGATATGCGTTCGAAAGATGTCTTGAAGGAAGCGATCCGCGAATTTGACGGAACAGTGATTCTTGTCAGCCACGACCGTGATTTTCTGGATGGACTCGCGACTAAAGTATACGAGTTCGGTGGCGGACTGGTAAAAGAACACCTCGGAGGTATCTATGATTTTTTACAAAAGAAAAAAATAGATAGCTTGAACGAACTTCAAAAAGGAACGGCCTTATCCATTTCTTCTACGACGGCATCCGTCAAAGGAAATAATGAAAAGGGAGCGACACAACCTTCGGAAAATAAACTCTCTTATGAGGCTCTAAAAGAATTGAATAAGAAACTGAAGAAGCTCGAACGTCAGGTTGCGGATTGCGAAGCTTCGATTGAGGAGACCGAAGCTGCCATAGCCATCATCGAGGAGAAAATGGCAACTCCCGAAGGAGCTTCGGATATGAAACTGTATGAGCAGCATCAGAAGCTGAAACAGCAGTTGGATACCATTGTTGAAGAGTGGGAGCGAGTTTCGATGGAGCTGGAAGAAGTGAAAGGTTAG
- a CDS encoding NDP-sugar synthase produces MKPTLFLLAAGMGSRYGGLKQLDGLGPNGETIMDYSIYDAINAGFGKLVFVIRKDFEQDFRDKIISKYEGHIPCELVFQSLDDLPEGFTCPADRTKPWGTNHAVMMGVDVIKEPFAVINCDDFYGRDSFRVMGKFLSALPEGSKNVYSMVGFRVGNTLSESGTVSRGICSTDAKGLLTSVVERTKIQRLDGEVKYIDDNGEWTATPDTTPVSMNFWGFTPDYFAYSQEFFKTFLSDPKNMENLKSEFFIPLMVDKLINDGTATVEVLDTTSKWFGVTYPEDRQSVVDKIQALVDAGEYPAKLF; encoded by the coding sequence ATGAAACCAACTTTATTCTTATTGGCAGCCGGTATGGGCAGCCGCTATGGAGGCTTGAAACAATTGGACGGTCTGGGTCCTAATGGCGAAACTATTATGGATTACTCTATCTATGATGCTATTAATGCCGGATTTGGTAAACTTGTATTTGTAATCCGCAAAGATTTTGAACAAGATTTCCGTGATAAAATTATTTCCAAATACGAAGGCCACATTCCTTGCGAACTGGTCTTCCAGTCTCTCGATGATCTTCCCGAAGGTTTCACTTGTCCGGCAGACCGTACGAAACCATGGGGTACTAACCATGCGGTGATGATGGGTGTCGATGTAATTAAAGAACCGTTTGCGGTAATCAACTGTGACGACTTTTACGGGCGTGACTCATTCCGGGTAATGGGTAAATTCCTTTCTGCGCTTCCTGAAGGTTCAAAGAACGTTTATTCAATGGTAGGATTCCGTGTAGGAAATACATTGAGCGAGAGCGGTACAGTATCCCGTGGTATTTGTAGTACAGATGCTAAAGGACTGTTAACTTCTGTTGTAGAACGTACTAAGATTCAACGTTTGGACGGTGAAGTGAAGTATATCGACGACAACGGTGAATGGACAGCGACTCCCGATACTACTCCGGTAAGTATGAATTTCTGGGGCTTCACTCCTGATTACTTCGCTTACAGTCAGGAGTTCTTCAAGACTTTCTTGAGCGACCCGAAGAACATGGAAAACCTGAAGAGTGAATTCTTTATCCCGTTGATGGTGGATAAATTGATTAATGACGGAACCGCTACTGTTGAAGTACTGGATACTACCAGCAAATGGTTCGGTGTAACCTATCCGGAAGACCGTCAGAGCGTAGTAGATAAGATTCAGGCGTTGGTTGATGCCGGTGAATATCCAGCTAAGTTGTTCTAA
- a CDS encoding IS3 family transposase: MKTLCGLFGMSSQAYYKKKKNLLSRHQIRTAILDAVFFYRSKAPGIGGLKLYHELRSLYGSEITGGRDAFLHLLRSERLMLPPKKPRHTTDSHHLYKKYPNLIKGVTAQYPNHIWVCDITYIWIEGGVCYLHLVTDMYSHAVLGWVLSPSLHAEYTLQALEQAINEAGGGNLCGTIHHSDRGVQYACDAYIDTLVTHHIRVSMTEDYNPTDNAVAERMNGILKTEWIYGMSLFRDKEMAREQITRMIDFYNNGRPHMSIGMKKPMDVYHGEVPGKSLWKK; this comes from the coding sequence GTGAAAACCCTTTGCGGACTGTTTGGCATGTCTTCCCAGGCCTATTACAAAAAGAAAAAAAATCTTTTGTCGCGTCATCAGATCAGAACAGCCATCTTGGATGCCGTCTTCTTCTACCGCTCAAAGGCTCCGGGCATCGGTGGTTTGAAATTATACCATGAGCTCCGCTCCCTTTATGGAAGCGAGATAACCGGAGGGCGGGATGCCTTCCTTCATCTGCTGCGTTCGGAACGCCTTATGCTGCCCCCGAAGAAACCCAGGCATACGACGGACTCCCACCATCTTTACAAGAAGTATCCGAATCTGATCAAGGGGGTAACGGCACAATACCCGAACCATATCTGGGTATGTGACATCACTTACATCTGGATTGAAGGTGGCGTATGCTACCTCCATCTTGTAACGGACATGTACTCACATGCCGTTTTAGGATGGGTGCTCTCTCCCAGTTTGCATGCCGAATATACGCTACAGGCACTGGAACAGGCCATCAATGAGGCTGGAGGTGGCAATCTTTGCGGCACAATCCACCATTCCGACCGGGGGGTACAGTATGCCTGCGATGCCTATATCGACACACTGGTCACTCATCATATACGTGTGAGCATGACTGAAGATTACAACCCGACGGACAATGCGGTAGCAGAAAGGATGAATGGCATCCTGAAAACGGAATGGATATACGGCATGTCGCTGTTCAGGGATAAAGAGATGGCACGGGAGCAGATTACGCGAATGATTGACTTCTATAATAATGGACGACCGCATATGAGCATAGGTATGAAAAAACCCATGGACGTATATCATGGAGAGGTGCCGGGAAAATCATTGTGGAAAAAATAA
- a CDS encoding thioredoxin-like domain-containing protein encodes MKILFTLLLICAPVWLSAQDYCIEGEAPGMDGMMIYLKEYKKAPIDSAVVADGKFRIQNKLLEVKPMLISVGKTQQHILLDENPIYITCSTVSREVRGKVIPSVRLSVKGDADQYLLQRMNQVLQKEMLVMLALSLSGEEKDQATKETLNASFIRAKEESKQLYDSIVNYNKDSYVSALVIQQHLAKERPIEELETLYLQLSDRVKNAAPGQKLQQTLASMRTTGIGQTASDFTLQTPDGKELTLSSLRGKPVLLDFWASWCGPCIREIPGVKKVYEKYHDKGFEILSVSLDNKKENWTQAIEKHQLPWLHVCSLKGWQCPVAKLYNVSGIPMMLLIDADGKIVANQLRGEKMLDEAVGKLCQ; translated from the coding sequence ATGAAGATTCTTTTTACTTTATTGCTAATATGCGCTCCTGTGTGGTTGTCGGCGCAAGATTATTGTATCGAAGGTGAAGCACCGGGAATGGACGGTATGATGATATACCTCAAAGAGTATAAAAAAGCACCGATTGATTCGGCAGTTGTTGCCGACGGTAAGTTCAGGATCCAAAACAAACTTTTGGAAGTGAAGCCGATGCTAATCAGCGTAGGCAAGACGCAACAGCATATTTTGCTGGATGAGAATCCCATTTACATTACATGCTCTACTGTTTCTCGGGAGGTAAGGGGTAAGGTTATTCCTTCTGTCCGTCTTTCTGTAAAAGGAGACGCCGATCAATATTTGTTGCAGCGAATGAATCAGGTGTTGCAAAAAGAAATGCTTGTCATGCTGGCTCTGTCTTTGTCGGGTGAAGAAAAAGATCAGGCGACGAAGGAGACCCTGAATGCGTCTTTTATCCGGGCGAAAGAAGAAAGCAAACAGTTGTATGACAGCATTGTGAACTATAATAAAGATAGTTATGTGAGTGCGTTGGTTATCCAGCAACATCTAGCCAAGGAGCGTCCCATCGAAGAACTCGAAACGCTCTATCTGCAACTTTCCGACCGTGTGAAGAATGCCGCTCCCGGACAAAAATTACAACAGACTTTGGCTTCGATGCGGACAACAGGTATAGGACAGACGGCTTCTGACTTCACTTTGCAAACTCCTGACGGAAAGGAACTCACCCTTTCTTCTTTGCGTGGTAAGCCGGTATTGCTTGATTTTTGGGCATCTTGGTGTGGCCCATGCATCCGTGAAATACCTGGCGTGAAAAAAGTCTATGAGAAGTATCATGACAAGGGGTTTGAAATTCTTTCTGTTTCGTTGGATAATAAAAAGGAAAACTGGACGCAAGCTATTGAAAAGCATCAGTTGCCGTGGCTTCATGTGTGCTCTTTGAAGGGATGGCAATGTCCGGTAGCCAAGTTGTATAATGTATCCGGAATTCCCATGATGTTGCTTATTGATGCAGATGGAAAGATTGTTGCCAATCAGTTGCGTGGAGAAAAGATGCTGGATGAGGCTGTCGGGAAGCTTTGCCAATAA
- a CDS encoding thioredoxin family protein: MKKFTFLCMLLVGHFTLSTAQENASGGIIFHENEPWKEMIALAQKENKLIFMDCYTSWCGPCKALSKNVFTQKKVGDFFNPQFINVKYDMEKGDGKMLQERYKSYIVGYPTLLLIDKNGKVLQQMAGYQEADHLIQGIQKAAKGRDLFTLAAEYQAGNRKLTFMKEYIESLNAAFLRDSVNNITRRQLAAIDPKELDKDEVWDVYGAYVKDVRSAAFEYLVNNAYRYYRKLNRDYYKINAQLQFCCEKELRSLFKLNFDEQGQPHALSSDTATARKVIAYMEKADLNYRDSYLAKLYIHQLLLKGEYQEAWESILLCHRMKIRSFTSAAVHDYIRFLIHYSVGKVALKDYLDVLEQFQATGEKRDFSYHMYRTMAEIYRQLGNSKKAKELQQVYQTIDEQRMKEIKDSI, encoded by the coding sequence ATGAAGAAATTTACTTTTTTGTGTATGCTGTTGGTGGGACATTTCACACTATCGACAGCGCAGGAAAATGCCAGTGGTGGAATCATTTTTCATGAAAACGAACCTTGGAAGGAGATGATTGCCTTGGCACAGAAAGAGAATAAATTGATATTCATGGATTGTTATACCAGTTGGTGCGGACCTTGCAAAGCATTGTCAAAGAATGTATTCACTCAGAAGAAAGTGGGTGATTTCTTCAATCCGCAGTTTATCAATGTGAAATATGATATGGAGAAAGGAGACGGAAAAATGCTCCAGGAGAGGTATAAATCGTATATTGTCGGTTATCCTACCTTGTTGTTGATTGATAAAAACGGTAAGGTGTTGCAGCAAATGGCAGGATATCAGGAAGCGGATCATCTGATACAAGGAATCCAGAAAGCTGCCAAAGGACGTGATTTGTTTACTCTTGCTGCCGAGTATCAAGCAGGAAATCGGAAGTTGACTTTCATGAAAGAGTATATCGAAAGTCTGAATGCCGCTTTCTTGCGAGATAGTGTGAACAATATTACTCGCCGGCAACTGGCGGCAATAGATCCGAAAGAACTGGACAAGGATGAAGTGTGGGATGTGTATGGTGCTTATGTGAAGGATGTCCGTTCCGCAGCTTTTGAATATTTGGTGAACAATGCATACCGTTACTATCGGAAGTTGAACCGGGATTATTATAAAATCAATGCTCAACTTCAGTTTTGCTGTGAGAAGGAACTTCGCTCGCTGTTCAAACTGAATTTCGACGAACAGGGGCAGCCGCATGCCCTATCGAGTGATACCGCCACTGCCCGGAAGGTGATAGCTTATATGGAGAAAGCGGATTTGAACTATCGTGACAGTTATTTGGCTAAATTGTATATCCATCAGTTACTCTTAAAAGGGGAGTATCAAGAGGCATGGGAAAGCATTTTGTTGTGTCATCGGATGAAAATCAGGAGTTTTACGTCTGCGGCGGTGCATGATTATATCCGTTTCCTGATTCACTACTCTGTTGGAAAAGTTGCCTTGAAGGATTATTTGGATGTGCTGGAGCAGTTTCAGGCTACAGGTGAAAAAAGGGATTTCAGTTATCATATGTATCGGACGATGGCTGAAATATACCGGCAGCTCGGTAACTCGAAAAAGGCAAAAGAGCTGCAACAGGTTTATCAGACTATAGACGAACAACGAATGAAAGAGATCAAAGATTCTATTTAA
- a CDS encoding RagB/SusD family nutrient uptake outer membrane protein: MKIKLYPVIGSLALAIVTISCSDYLNESSGDLLIPEKVEEFQSVLYGEGYPDSYTDDVEWMDLMTDDVEISPRAAAESMQVEGDATSLIATGRGAFCWAYDIEYYLVNYGSPYENRYKNIMACNTVIEIGEDMLGDRASVHSCLAQAYTLRAFNYFCLLNWYGLPYNELTADTDMGVAIRLESKVSRDQPRRSTVAQVYKQINEDLDTALKLFETAQPTKNIFVVSKKAALLLKTRVALYTHQWDEVIRYGELLKEEGIKLYDISALTADDMSNRISKFVFLTGKNPEVLFTFGNAGMRYHAFMDLIRGAIFVPSQTEENDLIRIYEEGDNRMYAFFMQDYIDYDADWKMYWAYDDYRKIPFKHYDINSNKQCYTQAFRSAEVWLNMAEAYVHRNTGNDKESAVALLNELRKCRFTAGQYQELAVSDFTDAETLLQFVRDERRREFCFEETHRWNDLRRYGMPRIEHKLYVTSTSVPETFVLEQGDKNYTLALPKSETSYSTEIEVYDRRVINAQ, translated from the coding sequence ATGAAAATTAAATTATATCCTGTAATAGGAAGTCTGGCTTTGGCAATCGTGACAATCTCCTGTTCCGATTATCTGAACGAGAGTTCCGGCGATTTGCTGATTCCGGAAAAGGTGGAAGAATTTCAGTCTGTTCTTTACGGTGAAGGATATCCTGACTCATATACGGATGATGTGGAATGGATGGATTTGATGACGGATGATGTAGAAATATCTCCGCGTGCAGCAGCTGAAAGTATGCAAGTTGAAGGGGACGCAACTTCTTTGATTGCTACCGGACGGGGAGCATTCTGCTGGGCGTATGATATCGAATATTACTTGGTAAATTATGGCAGTCCTTATGAAAACCGTTATAAAAATATCATGGCGTGCAATACGGTCATTGAGATCGGTGAAGATATGCTAGGTGACAGGGCAAGTGTGCACTCGTGTCTGGCTCAGGCGTATACATTACGGGCTTTTAATTATTTTTGCCTGCTTAATTGGTACGGGCTCCCTTATAACGAATTGACGGCTGATACAGATATGGGAGTGGCTATCAGACTGGAAAGTAAGGTGAGTCGCGACCAGCCTCGGCGTTCGACGGTGGCACAAGTGTACAAGCAAATAAATGAAGACTTGGATACAGCTTTGAAGCTGTTTGAAACGGCCCAACCCACCAAAAACATATTTGTTGTATCCAAGAAAGCTGCTTTACTGCTTAAAACTCGCGTAGCGTTATACACCCATCAGTGGGATGAGGTCATCCGTTATGGAGAGCTTCTGAAGGAGGAAGGCATCAAGCTATATGATATAAGTGCATTAACAGCCGACGATATGAGTAATAGGATTTCCAAATTCGTATTCTTGACCGGTAAGAATCCGGAGGTTCTGTTCACATTCGGAAATGCGGGAATGAGGTATCATGCTTTCATGGATTTAATTAGAGGAGCTATATTCGTGCCTTCTCAAACAGAAGAGAATGATTTGATCCGTATTTATGAAGAAGGAGACAACCGTATGTACGCTTTCTTTATGCAGGATTACATCGATTATGATGCGGATTGGAAGATGTATTGGGCGTATGATGATTATCGGAAGATTCCATTCAAACATTATGATATCAATTCCAACAAGCAGTGTTACACTCAGGCATTCCGTAGTGCTGAAGTCTGGCTGAACATGGCAGAGGCATATGTACATAGAAATACTGGCAATGACAAGGAGTCTGCTGTCGCTTTATTGAATGAGTTGAGAAAATGTCGTTTCACTGCCGGACAATATCAAGAACTGGCTGTCTCTGATTTTACCGATGCGGAAACGCTTCTTCAATTTGTTCGGGACGAACGCCGGCGTGAATTTTGCTTTGAAGAGACTCACCGCTGGAATGATTTACGGCGCTATGGCATGCCGCGTATTGAACATAAACTTTATGTGACAAGTACCTCTGTACCGGAAACTTTTGTTCTTGAACAGGGGGACAAGAACTATACACTTGCCTTGCCTAAGAGTGAAACGTCTTACAGTACCGAAATCGAGGTCTACGACCGTAGAGTAATTAACGCACAATAA